One Vitis vinifera cultivar Pinot Noir 40024 chromosome 8, ASM3070453v1 genomic window carries:
- the LOC100260573 gene encoding uncharacterized protein LOC100260573 has translation MLYIIHNHQRPRVSISLRLHTPLFLNSYLSIPAIMAERGGGGERGGFGRGFGRGGRGDRGRGGRRRSAGRREEEEKWVPVTKLGRLVKDGKIRTVEEIYLHSLPIKEHQIIDTLVGPSLKDEVMKIMPVQKQTRAGQRTRFKAFVVVGDGNGHVGLGVKCSKEVATAIRGAIILAKLSVIPVRRGYWGNKIGKPHTVPCKVTGKCGSVTVRMVPAPRGAGIVAARVPKKVLQFAGIEDVFTSSRGSTKTLGNFVKATFDCLLKTYAYLTPDFWRETRYTKSPFQEHTDLLAKPTKAIYQDDVERVEA, from the exons ATGTTGTACATCATCCACAACCATCAAAGACCTAGGGTTTCTATCTCTCTTCGGCTTCACACTCCTCTCTTTCTCAACTCATATCTCTCGATTCCTGCAATCATGGCCGAgagaggtggtggtggtgaacGTGGTGGTTTTGGACGTGGTTTCGGCCGTGGTGGCCGCGGAGATCGTGGGAGAGGTGGAAGGCGCCGCTCTGCCGGACGCCGAGAGGAGGAGGAAAAGTGGGTTCCAGTTACCAAACTCGGTCGCCTGGTGAAGGACGGTAAGATCCGAACCGTGGAGGAGATCTACCTCCACTCTCTtccaatcaaagagcaccaaaTCATCGACACTCTTGTCGGCCCAAGCCTCAAGGACGAGGTCATGAAGATCATGCCGGTTCAGAAGCAGACTCGGGCTGGTCAGAGGACCCGGTTCAAGGCATTTGTTGTCGTCGGCGATGGCAACGGCCACGTGGGTCTCGGAGTCAAGTGCAGCAAAGAGGTGGCCACTGCGATTCGTGGTGCGATCATTTTGGCCAAGCTGTCGGTGATTCCGGTAAGGAGAGGGTACTGGGGGAACAAGATTGGAAAGCCTCATACTGTGCCGTGCAAGGTTACCGGGAAGTGTGGTTCGGTTACGGTGCGGATGGTGCCGGCTCCTCGTGGTGCTGGTATTGTGGCCGCTAGGGTTCCAAAGAAGGTTTTGCAGTTTGCTGGAATCGAGGACGTGTTCACTTCTTCCAGGGGTTCAACCAAAACCCTCGGAAATTTCGTCAAG GCTACCTTTGATTGTCTGCTGAAGACTTATGCGTACCTCACCCCTGACTTCTGGAGGGAGACTCGGTACACAAAATCCCCATTCCAAGAGCACACAGATCTTTTGGCAAAGCCCACCAAGGCGATTTATCAGGATGATGTTGAAAGGGTTGAGGCTTGA
- the LOC100255506 gene encoding zinc finger AN1 and C2H2 domain-containing stress-associated protein 16, translating to MGTPEFPDLGKHCTVDDCKQIDFLPFTCDRCHQIFCLEHRSYIKHHCPTADRKDVTVVICPLCAKGVRLIPDEDPNVTWETHVNTECDPSNYEKATKKKKCPVSGCREILTFSNTLKCRDCTIDHCLKHRFGPDHKCPGPKKPEAAFPFIGLLNRSKKEDSKPSRAPTSSSKWATSFLNVASNVRASAEAGMTKLTSEFSQAWQTTRDGVGQSSGSSSGSRVGQVEECPQCHAKFSSVTSLVEHVEKVHEKNSNRAAVRKVTIDVCPKCSRGFRDPVSLVEHVERDHGGTSKA from the exons ATGGGCACGCCTGAATTCCCAGATCTAGGAAAGCACTGCACCGTCGACGATTGCAAGCAAATTGATTTCTTACCCTTTACCTGCGATCGCTGCCACCAG ATATTCTGTTTGGAGCATCGAAGCTACATTAAACATCACTGTCCAACTGCTGATAGAAAAGACGTCACTGTTGTCATCTGCCCACTCTGTGCTAAAGGAGTTCGACTTATTCCAGATGAAGATCCAAACGTCACATGGGAGACACATGTTAACACTGAGTGTGATCCATCAAACTATGAGAAAgccacaaaaaagaaaaaatgcccTGTCTCTGGCTGCAGGGAGATCCTAACATTCTCTAATACACTTAAGTGCCGAGACTGCACAATAGACCACTGCTTGAAGCACCGGTTTGGACCTGATCACAAATGCCCTGGACCCAAGAAGCCCGAGGCTGCATTCCCATTTATAGGTCTTTTAAATAGGAGTAAAAAGGAAGACTCAAAACCCAGCCGTGCTCCAACATCTTCATCTAAATGGGCTACAAGCTTTCTCAATGTGGCTTCAAATGTTCGAGCCTCTGCTGAGGCAGGAATGACAAAGTTGACTAGCGAATTCAGCCAAGCATGGCAGACGACAAGGGATGGAGTGGGACAGAGCAGCGGCAGCAGCAGTGGGAGCAGAGTCGGGCAAGTGGAGGAGTGCCCCCAGTGTCATGCAAAGTTTTCTTCAGTTACATCTCTGGTTGAGCATGTGGAGAAGGTCCATGAAAAAAATTCCAACCGAGCTGCTGTAAGGAAGGTGACAATTGATGTATGCCCAAAATGTAGTAGAGGATTTCGTGATCCAGTGTCTCTTGTTGAACATGTGGAGAGGGACCATGGTGGTACTTCAAAAGCTTAG
- the LOC100250289 gene encoding uncharacterized protein LOC100250289 — MVVFQRNVAVRMDEQLPPLVQAPPAVGEPSHSTHRSIETLVVVLAVITIVGVIAGIIARLCGGRHFGGNGENDIEGWVERKCRSCIDGGIPAAPPPPPPAEESKPAAEEAKK, encoded by the coding sequence ATGGTTGTGTTTCAGAGGAATGTGGCGGTAAGGATGGATGAACAGCTGCCACCACTAGTACAGGCGCCGCCTGCAGTGGGGGAGCCTAGTCACTCTACACACAGATCAATTGAGACGCTGGTGGTGGTGTTAGCAGTGATCACGATTGTTGGGGTTATTGCAGGGATCATAGCTAGGCTGTGCGGAGGACGGCATTTTGGTGGCAATGGGGAGAATGACATAGAAGGATGGGTAGAAAGGAAATGTAGGAGCTGCATTGATGGTGGTATTCCAGcagcaccaccaccaccaccaccagcagAAGAATCAAAGCCAGCAGCAGAAGAAGCAAAGAAGTGA